In Myxococcus stipitatus, the following are encoded in one genomic region:
- a CDS encoding acetyl-CoA carboxylase biotin carboxylase subunit, translating to MERFNKVLIANRGEIAVRVIRTCKRLGFRTVAVFSEADRGAPHVLAADEAVLIGPSPAKESYLVIDKLIGAAKASGAQAIHPGYGFLSENAAFSRACKDAGLVFIGPDAEAITLMGNKRQAKLRMMAAGVPCIPGYEATDADDAALVAEGERIGFPLMVKAAAGGGGRGMRWVHEAAQLPAALKGARSEATNAFGSGELILERAVVNARHVEIQVFADEHGNVVHLGERDCSVQRRHQKIVEESPSPAVSAELRERMGQVAATAAKAIAYKGAGTLEFLLAPNGEFYFMEMNTRLQVEHPVTEQITGLDLVEWQLRVAQGESLPLAQRDITWKGHAIEVRLCAEDPANQYAPRAGRLLTWRLPSHEGIRIDHGVREGQDIPPFYDSMQAKVIASGPDRETARRRLVEALRELTVFGVTTNKDLLLHVLENAAFRSGAYDTGFIGQHADTAVLERLYSTRPRERALAAVALFHDQAQSLARTGGLDASLVNWNPAHRYPVSMTLEDSKGDTRVSVRPVSSERYEVVTGDDRLDIAVLGLSDGVFDFSVAGARGRARYLRAGDSVWLDLGDGARQLTDATFRPPKPSEGVGTGRLLAPMDGRILRVDTRPGASVKPGEVLVVLEAMKMEFQLVADLPGIVEAVNASPGGQVSAKQLLVVLKPES from the coding sequence ATGGAGCGTTTCAACAAGGTCCTCATCGCGAACCGCGGAGAGATTGCCGTCCGTGTGATTCGCACATGCAAGCGGTTGGGCTTCCGCACGGTGGCCGTGTTCTCCGAGGCGGACCGGGGCGCGCCCCACGTGCTCGCGGCGGACGAGGCCGTGCTCATCGGCCCTTCCCCCGCGAAGGAGTCCTATCTCGTCATCGACAAGCTCATCGGCGCCGCGAAGGCATCGGGGGCCCAGGCCATCCACCCGGGCTACGGCTTCCTCTCCGAGAACGCGGCCTTCTCCCGCGCGTGCAAGGACGCGGGGCTGGTCTTCATCGGCCCGGATGCGGAGGCCATCACCCTGATGGGCAACAAGCGTCAGGCGAAGCTGCGGATGATGGCCGCCGGTGTCCCCTGCATCCCGGGTTACGAGGCGACGGACGCGGATGACGCGGCGCTGGTGGCGGAGGGCGAGCGCATCGGCTTCCCGCTGATGGTGAAGGCGGCGGCGGGCGGTGGTGGGCGCGGCATGCGCTGGGTCCACGAGGCCGCGCAGCTCCCCGCCGCGCTGAAAGGCGCCCGCTCGGAGGCCACCAACGCCTTCGGCAGCGGCGAGCTCATCCTGGAGCGGGCCGTGGTCAACGCCCGGCACGTCGAGATTCAAGTCTTCGCGGACGAGCACGGCAACGTCGTGCACCTGGGCGAGCGCGACTGCTCCGTGCAGCGTCGCCACCAGAAGATTGTCGAGGAGAGCCCGTCCCCCGCCGTCAGCGCGGAGCTGCGCGAGCGCATGGGGCAGGTGGCCGCCACCGCGGCGAAGGCCATCGCCTACAAGGGCGCGGGGACCCTCGAGTTCCTCCTGGCCCCCAATGGCGAGTTCTACTTCATGGAGATGAACACCCGTCTCCAGGTGGAGCACCCCGTCACGGAGCAAATCACCGGGCTGGACCTGGTCGAGTGGCAGCTCCGTGTCGCGCAAGGTGAGTCGTTGCCCCTGGCACAGCGAGACATCACCTGGAAGGGGCACGCCATCGAGGTGCGGCTGTGCGCGGAGGACCCCGCGAACCAGTACGCACCTCGCGCCGGGCGCCTGCTGACGTGGCGCCTGCCCTCCCACGAGGGGATTCGCATCGACCATGGCGTGCGAGAGGGGCAGGACATCCCTCCCTTCTACGACTCCATGCAGGCCAAGGTGATTGCCTCCGGCCCGGACCGTGAGACGGCTCGGCGCCGCCTGGTGGAGGCGCTGCGGGAGCTCACCGTGTTCGGCGTCACCACGAACAAGGACCTGCTGCTCCATGTGCTGGAGAACGCGGCGTTCCGCTCGGGCGCCTATGACACCGGCTTCATCGGCCAGCACGCGGACACCGCGGTGCTGGAGCGGCTGTATTCGACGCGCCCCCGTGAGCGCGCGCTGGCGGCGGTGGCGCTCTTCCATGACCAGGCGCAAAGCCTCGCGCGAACGGGCGGCCTGGATGCCTCGCTGGTGAACTGGAACCCCGCGCACCGGTACCCCGTGTCGATGACGCTGGAGGACTCGAAGGGGGACACGAGGGTCTCCGTGCGCCCGGTGTCCTCGGAGCGCTACGAGGTTGTCACCGGTGACGATAGGTTGGACATCGCCGTGCTCGGCCTCTCGGACGGAGTCTTCGACTTCTCCGTGGCGGGTGCGCGTGGACGGGCCCGTTATCTGCGCGCCGGGGACTCGGTGTGGCTGGACCTGGGCGACGGCGCGCGACAGCTCACGGACGCGACGTTCCGCCCGCCGAAGCCCTCGGAGGGCGTGGGCACGGGCCGGCTGCTCGCGCCGATGGACGGACGCATCCTCCGCGTGGACACACGGCCGGGTGCCTCGGTGAAGCCGGGGGAGGTGCTCGTCGTGCTGGAGGCGATGAAGATGGAGTTCCAGCTCGTCGCGGACCTGCCCGGCATCGTCGAGGCCGTGAATGCCTCACCCGGCGGGCAGGTCTCCGCGAAGCAGCTCCTGGTGGTCCTCAAGCCGGAGAGTTGA
- a CDS encoding acyl-CoA carboxylase subunit beta, which yields MPRITSRINTGSETFQAQRADMLGRLEELRGIEAKVRASEEKARDKFHKRGQLLPRERLMMLLDRGSPFLELSTLCGYGYHDDNDGSLAGGNSIAGIGYVSGVRCFVFVNNSAIKGGTASPWGVQKALRGQAIALQNKLPMVSLVESGGANLMYQQEIFIPGGETFYNQARLSAAGIPQVTVVHGSSTAGGAYLPGLSDYVVMVKKKAKVFLAGPPLLKAATGEVATDEDLGGAEMHATVAGTADYLAENDTDAIRMARDIVSKLGWNERLAAQAPAPYAEPLYSPDELCGAIPADYRKPYDCREIVARIVDGSDFMGFKDDYDAHTVCGWASIFGGPIGIIGNNGPISPRGATKAAQFIQLCCQSGTPIVYLQNTTGYLVGTQPEQGGIVKHGSKMIQAVANATVPQVTLLVGGSFGAGNYGMCGRPFHPRFIFAWPNARTAVMGGEQAAKVMSIVFAEKLARGGETVDEEALRAFTQPIIDQFEKESHPFNASARLFDDGIIDPRDTRRVLGFALSICREAGRRELNPNTFGVARL from the coding sequence ATGCCGAGAATCACATCGCGAATCAACACAGGCTCGGAGACCTTCCAGGCGCAGCGCGCGGACATGCTCGGACGGCTCGAGGAGCTGCGTGGCATCGAGGCCAAGGTCCGCGCCTCCGAGGAGAAGGCCCGCGACAAGTTCCACAAGCGCGGCCAGCTTCTCCCGCGTGAGCGGCTGATGATGCTCCTCGACCGGGGCTCACCCTTCCTGGAGCTGTCCACGCTGTGCGGGTACGGCTACCACGACGACAACGATGGCTCGCTGGCGGGCGGCAACAGCATCGCGGGCATCGGCTATGTGTCCGGCGTGCGGTGCTTCGTCTTCGTGAACAACTCCGCCATCAAGGGAGGCACCGCCTCTCCGTGGGGTGTGCAGAAGGCGCTGCGGGGCCAGGCCATCGCGCTCCAGAACAAGCTGCCCATGGTGTCGCTGGTGGAGAGCGGCGGCGCCAACCTGATGTACCAGCAGGAGATCTTCATCCCGGGCGGGGAGACCTTCTACAACCAGGCGCGCCTGTCCGCGGCGGGCATCCCGCAAGTCACCGTGGTCCACGGCTCCAGCACGGCGGGCGGCGCGTACCTGCCCGGCCTGTCCGACTACGTGGTGATGGTGAAGAAGAAGGCGAAGGTGTTCCTCGCGGGCCCGCCGCTGCTCAAGGCGGCCACGGGTGAAGTCGCCACCGACGAGGACCTGGGTGGCGCGGAGATGCATGCCACCGTCGCGGGCACCGCCGACTACCTCGCCGAGAACGACACCGACGCCATCCGCATGGCGCGAGACATCGTCTCCAAGCTCGGCTGGAACGAGCGCCTCGCGGCCCAGGCACCAGCGCCCTACGCCGAGCCGCTCTACTCACCGGACGAGCTGTGCGGCGCCATCCCCGCCGACTACCGCAAGCCCTACGACTGCCGCGAAATCGTCGCGCGCATCGTCGACGGCTCCGACTTCATGGGCTTCAAGGACGACTATGACGCGCACACCGTCTGCGGGTGGGCGAGCATCTTCGGCGGGCCCATTGGCATCATCGGGAACAACGGCCCCATCAGCCCGAGGGGCGCGACGAAGGCGGCGCAGTTCATCCAGCTGTGCTGCCAGTCGGGGACGCCCATCGTCTACCTCCAGAACACCACGGGCTACCTGGTGGGGACGCAGCCGGAGCAGGGCGGCATCGTCAAGCACGGCTCGAAGATGATTCAGGCGGTGGCGAACGCCACGGTGCCTCAGGTGACGTTGCTCGTGGGGGGCTCGTTCGGCGCGGGCAACTACGGCATGTGTGGCCGGCCGTTCCATCCGCGCTTCATCTTCGCGTGGCCCAACGCGCGCACGGCCGTCATGGGCGGTGAGCAGGCGGCGAAGGTGATGTCCATCGTCTTCGCGGAGAAGCTCGCGCGAGGCGGGGAGACGGTGGACGAGGAGGCCTTGCGCGCCTTCACCCAGCCCATCATCGACCAGTTCGAGAAGGAGTCTCACCCCTTCAACGCGTCCGCGCGGTTGTTCGACGACGGCATCATCGACCCACGGGACACGCGGCGGGTGCTCGGGTTCGCGCTCTCCATCTGCCGCGAGGCGGGCCGGCGCGAGCTGAACCCCAACACCTTCGGGGTCGCACGCCTGTGA
- a CDS encoding acyclic terpene utilization AtuA family protein: MSESPLRIGNASGFYGDRFSAVREMLEGGQLDVLTGDYLAELTMLILGRDRMKDPSTGYAKTFLRQMEQCLGLALDKKVKVVVNAGGLNPEGLAAALRELNNKLGLKARIAHVEGDDLSGRADELGLGAPLTANAYLGGWGIAEGLRAGADVVVTGRVTDASLVVGPAAAHFGWKKDDWDKLAGAMVAGHILECGTQATGGNYSFFKEVDVRRPGFPLAELYSDGSSVISKHEGTGGAVTVDTVLAQLLYEITGARYAGPDATARFDSITLAPDGKDRVRITGVRGEPPPPTVKVCLNHLGGHKNEATFILVGLDIEEKARLIREQMEAALTRKPKEAHWTLVRTDREDAATEEQAAAFLRVVVKDSDAKLVGRAFSGAAVELALGSYPGFTMTAPPSDGAPYGVYTPAYVDAKRVEHLAVLPDGARTVVTPPEQSQALAPVEPPALPAPLPSGPTRRVPLGHIVAARSGDKGGTANIGVWARTDEAWRWLAHFLTVEKLRELLPEAATFPVERHVFPLLRGLNFVVDGILGEGVSSSTRFDPQGKALGEWLRSRHVDIPESLLREGEG; this comes from the coding sequence ATGAGCGAGTCTCCTCTCCGTATCGGCAATGCCTCGGGCTTCTATGGCGACCGGTTCTCGGCGGTCCGGGAGATGCTCGAAGGGGGCCAGCTGGATGTGCTCACCGGCGACTACCTGGCCGAGCTGACGATGTTGATTCTCGGCAGGGACCGGATGAAGGACCCCTCCACCGGGTACGCCAAGACGTTCCTCCGACAGATGGAGCAGTGTCTGGGGCTCGCGCTGGACAAGAAGGTGAAGGTCGTCGTCAACGCGGGTGGCTTGAATCCCGAGGGACTCGCCGCCGCGCTGCGAGAGCTGAACAACAAACTGGGCCTCAAGGCCCGCATCGCCCACGTCGAAGGCGATGACCTCTCCGGCCGAGCCGATGAGCTGGGCCTCGGCGCACCGCTGACCGCGAACGCATATCTGGGAGGCTGGGGCATCGCCGAGGGTCTGCGCGCGGGAGCGGATGTCGTGGTCACTGGCCGCGTGACGGACGCCTCGCTGGTGGTGGGCCCGGCCGCCGCGCACTTCGGTTGGAAGAAAGACGACTGGGACAAGCTCGCCGGCGCCATGGTCGCGGGCCACATCCTCGAGTGTGGAACCCAGGCCACCGGTGGCAACTACTCCTTCTTCAAGGAAGTGGACGTCCGCCGCCCGGGCTTCCCGCTCGCGGAGCTGTACTCGGATGGCTCGTCCGTCATCTCCAAGCACGAGGGCACCGGTGGCGCCGTGACGGTGGACACGGTGCTCGCGCAGCTCCTCTACGAAATCACCGGAGCCCGGTACGCGGGGCCGGATGCCACGGCGCGCTTCGACTCCATCACCCTCGCACCCGACGGCAAGGACCGTGTGCGAATCACCGGCGTACGAGGCGAGCCGCCTCCGCCGACCGTGAAGGTCTGTCTCAACCACCTCGGTGGCCACAAGAACGAGGCGACCTTCATCCTGGTGGGGCTCGACATCGAGGAGAAGGCGCGCCTCATCCGCGAGCAGATGGAGGCCGCGCTCACGCGCAAGCCGAAGGAAGCACACTGGACGCTCGTGCGCACGGACCGCGAGGACGCCGCCACGGAGGAGCAGGCCGCGGCCTTCCTGCGCGTGGTGGTGAAGGACTCCGACGCGAAGCTCGTGGGCCGCGCCTTCAGCGGCGCCGCCGTCGAGCTGGCGCTGGGCAGCTACCCCGGCTTCACGATGACGGCCCCGCCCTCCGATGGTGCACCGTACGGCGTCTACACCCCCGCCTACGTCGACGCGAAGCGCGTGGAACACCTCGCCGTCCTCCCGGATGGCGCGCGCACCGTCGTCACTCCTCCCGAACAATCCCAGGCACTGGCCCCCGTGGAGCCTCCCGCGCTCCCTGCGCCGCTGCCCTCCGGACCCACGCGCAGGGTTCCCCTGGGCCACATCGTCGCGGCCCGCAGCGGCGACAAGGGTGGCACGGCCAACATCGGCGTGTGGGCACGCACGGACGAAGCCTGGCGATGGCTGGCGCACTTCCTCACCGTGGAGAAGTTGCGCGAGCTGCTGCCCGAGGCCGCCACCTTCCCCGTGGAGCGCCATGTCTTCCCCCTGCTCCGGGGACTCAACTTCGTGGTCGACGGGATTCTGGGCGAGGGCGTGTCGTCCTCGACGCGTTTCGACCCGCAGGGCAAGGCGCTGGGCGAGTGGCTCCGCTCCCGCCACGTGGACATTCCCGAGTCGCTGCTTCGTGAAGGAGAGGGGTGA
- a CDS encoding TetR family transcriptional regulator: MEAAIGALSELGWAGATMTVIAERAGVSRGACQHHFPTRGDLVAAAVEYVGHQQVEELSRRAARLPADGRRTESILNMLAGIYTQPMFAAAAQLWVAASADAELRAQLLPVEAKVGREVHRLTVTLLGVDDREPETRELVQATLDLIRGLGLANLLRDDSARRKKILHRWALTLEDALRSRRGRD, translated from the coding sequence ATGGAGGCGGCCATTGGCGCCCTGTCGGAGCTGGGGTGGGCGGGCGCGACGATGACGGTCATCGCCGAGCGGGCGGGAGTGTCTCGGGGTGCATGTCAGCATCACTTCCCCACGCGGGGTGATTTGGTCGCCGCGGCGGTGGAGTACGTGGGGCATCAGCAGGTGGAGGAGCTGAGCCGGCGGGCGGCCCGGTTGCCGGCGGACGGGCGGCGGACGGAGAGCATCCTGAACATGCTGGCGGGCATCTACACGCAGCCGATGTTCGCGGCGGCGGCGCAGCTCTGGGTAGCGGCGAGCGCGGACGCGGAGCTGCGGGCGCAGTTGTTGCCGGTGGAGGCGAAGGTGGGGCGAGAGGTGCATCGGCTCACGGTGACGCTGTTGGGCGTGGATGACCGGGAGCCGGAGACGCGCGAGCTGGTGCAGGCGACGCTGGACCTCATCCGAGGGTTGGGGTTGGCGAATCTGTTGCGGGACGACAGTGCGCGCCGGAAGAAGATTCTTCACCGCTGGGCGCTCACGCTGGAGGACGCGCTGCGTTCCCGGCGAGGGCGGGACTGA
- a CDS encoding SDR family oxidoreductase, whose protein sequence is MGYRSVFAPGCFKGQNIIVTGGGSGIGRCTAHELASLGAHVVLVGRKRDKLEAVAAELREDGGECSLEAVDIRNEEGVKATVGRIVAARGRIHGLVNNAGGQFPSPLADISKKGFEAVVATNLTGGFLMAREVYLQSMREHGGSIVNMLADAWGGMPGMGHSGAARMGMLNLTQTAAVEWAVSGVRVNAVAPGWVISSGLDSYEDEAVKALIPMLQKEVPLQRLATEAEVSGAIVFLLSDVASFITGEFIKIDGGASCNTKIFPLEETSASKPYQGFHRAAPPRILGGPSKE, encoded by the coding sequence ATGGGCTACCGCTCTGTATTCGCACCGGGTTGTTTCAAGGGGCAGAACATCATCGTGACGGGTGGCGGCAGTGGGATTGGCCGCTGCACGGCGCACGAGCTGGCGTCATTGGGGGCGCACGTCGTCCTGGTGGGGCGCAAGCGGGACAAGTTGGAGGCGGTCGCCGCGGAGCTTCGCGAGGACGGTGGGGAGTGCTCGCTGGAGGCGGTGGACATCCGCAACGAGGAGGGAGTGAAGGCGACGGTGGGGCGCATCGTCGCGGCGCGTGGGCGGATTCACGGGTTGGTGAACAACGCGGGTGGGCAGTTCCCGTCGCCGTTGGCGGATATCTCGAAGAAGGGCTTCGAGGCGGTGGTGGCGACGAACCTGACGGGCGGGTTCCTGATGGCGCGGGAGGTCTATCTCCAGTCGATGCGTGAGCACGGTGGGTCCATCGTGAACATGCTGGCGGACGCGTGGGGCGGGATGCCGGGGATGGGGCATTCGGGCGCGGCGCGGATGGGGATGCTCAACCTGACGCAGACGGCGGCGGTGGAGTGGGCGGTGTCGGGGGTGCGGGTGAACGCGGTGGCGCCGGGCTGGGTGATTTCGAGTGGCCTGGACAGCTACGAGGATGAGGCGGTGAAGGCGCTCATCCCGATGTTGCAGAAGGAAGTGCCGTTGCAGCGGTTGGCCACGGAGGCGGAGGTGAGCGGGGCCATCGTGTTCCTGCTGTCGGACGTGGCGTCGTTCATCACCGGCGAGTTCATCAAGATTGACGGTGGAGCTTCGTGCAACACGAAGATCTTCCCGCTGGAGGAGACCTCGGCGTCCAAGCCGTACCAGGGGTTCCACCGCGCGGCGCCCCCGCGCATCCTGGGTGGACCGAGCAAGGAGTGA
- a CDS encoding DUF6531 domain-containing protein, with the protein MHKPASTWWDLVVGVDFHLELTPMGAPVLLPHPFVGMVHDVTGLAFTAAKDLILAMNGGPPPKGPVLINGKRATVVGTNTSNTFTLPHFIIPPGIAWAPAPTLPNPLRKGPPKPTPPTRPPGDALLLHGADNVFFEGASPVRNGEVALSCSFPVRLPTSRVIAMTTGTPVLIAGASVANWGDALGQFAFNKALRSKWVSHRIHALVGRLAPRRARNLLHKTVCFFTGHPVDVASGCVVTEATDWELPGPLPVRFERNYSTNWADRDSPLGFGWSHSFNLAVWKEKGKVVYRAEDGRELEFDTFDFPRQAMGPGQELYEPLHRLTLKCMGDNRWRVMDAHGLAHDFGLVRVGKKRSREAKVLRTFNREGQEVRYFYDEKTGHLERVKDSVGRAVRFLHDDDGHLVSVHLPHPQEAGAHAPHNRYFYSELGELSEVEDALGHSFRYEYAPSHLLKKETDREGLSFHFKYDRPGVYAKCIRTWGTGGVYDHRISYDEKQLRTTVTNSVGRNTVYFANELGAVTQVWRMGWGKTFYAHDDNLRVIAETNPLGHTTRFEHDAKGNRTQTIHPDGSTLSVKYNELNLPVEAVDVSGGKWTWRYNAWGRLLEEENPVGATHRYEYKQRSVSAVVSSGERRVELEYDKHKNLSSIRLPTGGTIQRAYDLLGRLTRQKDARGGERHIRYDALDQVRAVEGPLGDGTKGAWEWEYDREGNVLVERTPDKVVRYGYEGFNWLAWREEADSRRTFRHNTEGQLAEVINEAGETYSFQYGANGLVEEEKGFDGAGRKYLYDDGGQLIRVTSPADRQTTFTYDVMGRRTEAHFWDKTFNRYTYRVDGAVMKAENESRVVEFERDALGRVTKETQGPYVVQSKYYLSDERSWMESSAGALQSVLLNAAGQPETMLLSDDRHTPPILRFEHDMEGMESARVLPGNVRVEWHRDVAGRPTERRTLTHTAGGTRHSQSLEYEWKGEDVLGTLRDSTQGTTRYGHDARNRLVRSENNGRAVTRALDAVGNVYRTPNFMAREYGPGGRLEEAEGTRYEHDEDGNLVKRVTAGGVVTVFTWSGSGLLKEVEETDGPLVKWAAYEYDALARRTKKRVARLRDKKVESETEMRFIWDGDTTLHEVDDFGNTTTNYWMPGTFAPVAVERDGMLRTFATDHLGTPTESYDEDGELVGWMRLDILGRAKVGGQDGEAQEPFAPWRWPGQYEDAETGLYYNRFRYYDPSAGRYISRDPIGLAGGLDLYGYPKDPLTFIDPFGLSEGGYKTWQVHSPAYPDFATKGLHFYAPESVELSIKTDHKGGIFFRSPFSKKYSPQQVEKAIAAASNRFTNTPEWRQHILQNALNATDKSLLAGFTGEDRHLARGKVIESHFIAKNIQRMDNPKNGGC; encoded by the coding sequence ATGCACAAGCCAGCCAGCACCTGGTGGGACCTGGTGGTGGGCGTGGACTTCCACTTGGAGCTGACGCCCATGGGCGCCCCAGTCCTGTTGCCTCACCCCTTCGTGGGCATGGTGCATGACGTGACGGGGCTCGCCTTCACGGCGGCCAAGGACCTGATTCTGGCGATGAATGGTGGGCCACCTCCGAAGGGGCCCGTCCTCATCAACGGCAAGCGCGCCACGGTGGTGGGAACCAACACGAGCAACACCTTCACGCTCCCGCACTTCATCATCCCGCCCGGCATCGCCTGGGCCCCGGCTCCGACGCTTCCCAACCCATTGCGCAAAGGGCCGCCCAAGCCCACCCCGCCCACCCGTCCTCCCGGCGACGCGCTCCTCTTGCACGGGGCTGATAACGTCTTCTTCGAGGGGGCCTCGCCGGTACGCAATGGCGAGGTGGCGTTGAGCTGTAGCTTCCCGGTGCGCCTGCCCACCTCCCGCGTCATCGCGATGACCACCGGAACACCGGTCCTCATTGCTGGCGCCTCGGTGGCCAACTGGGGAGATGCCCTGGGGCAATTCGCCTTCAACAAAGCCCTGCGCAGCAAATGGGTTTCCCACCGGATTCACGCGCTGGTGGGGAGACTGGCTCCAAGACGCGCGCGCAACCTCCTGCACAAGACGGTGTGCTTCTTCACCGGACACCCCGTGGACGTGGCGAGCGGATGCGTGGTGACGGAGGCCACGGATTGGGAGCTGCCCGGCCCACTGCCCGTTCGCTTCGAGAGAAACTACAGCACCAACTGGGCGGACAGGGATTCACCGCTCGGCTTTGGCTGGAGCCATTCCTTCAACCTGGCTGTGTGGAAGGAGAAGGGCAAGGTGGTGTACCGCGCCGAGGACGGGCGGGAGCTGGAGTTCGACACCTTCGACTTCCCCCGCCAGGCCATGGGACCCGGGCAAGAGTTGTACGAGCCGTTGCACCGCCTGACGCTGAAGTGCATGGGCGACAACCGTTGGAGGGTCATGGACGCCCACGGCCTGGCCCATGACTTCGGGTTGGTACGAGTGGGCAAGAAGCGCTCCCGCGAAGCCAAGGTGCTGCGCACGTTCAATCGGGAGGGCCAGGAGGTCCGCTACTTCTACGACGAGAAGACGGGCCACCTGGAGCGGGTGAAGGACTCGGTGGGCCGTGCTGTCCGCTTTCTCCATGACGACGACGGCCACCTCGTCAGCGTCCACCTGCCCCATCCGCAGGAGGCTGGCGCCCACGCGCCCCACAACCGCTATTTCTACTCGGAGCTGGGAGAGCTGTCGGAAGTGGAGGACGCGCTGGGCCATTCCTTCCGCTACGAGTACGCGCCCAGTCACCTCCTGAAGAAGGAGACGGACCGCGAGGGGCTGTCCTTCCATTTCAAATACGACAGGCCCGGCGTGTATGCGAAGTGCATCCGGACGTGGGGCACGGGCGGCGTCTACGACCATCGCATCAGCTACGACGAGAAGCAGCTCCGCACCACGGTGACGAACAGCGTTGGCCGCAACACGGTCTATTTCGCCAACGAATTGGGCGCCGTCACGCAAGTGTGGAGGATGGGCTGGGGGAAGACCTTCTACGCCCACGACGACAACCTGCGAGTGATTGCGGAGACCAACCCGCTCGGCCACACCACCCGCTTCGAGCATGACGCCAAGGGGAACCGCACCCAGACGATTCACCCAGATGGTTCCACCCTCAGCGTGAAGTACAACGAGCTGAATCTCCCCGTGGAAGCAGTGGATGTGTCGGGCGGGAAGTGGACGTGGCGGTACAACGCATGGGGCCGGTTGCTGGAAGAGGAGAACCCCGTCGGCGCCACGCATCGCTACGAGTACAAGCAACGCTCCGTGTCCGCCGTGGTGTCCTCGGGCGAGCGGCGGGTGGAGCTGGAGTACGACAAGCACAAGAACCTCTCCTCCATCCGCTTGCCCACGGGCGGTACCATTCAACGGGCCTATGACTTGCTGGGCCGCCTCACGCGCCAGAAGGACGCACGAGGGGGTGAGCGGCACATTCGGTATGACGCCTTGGACCAGGTGCGGGCCGTGGAAGGTCCTCTGGGCGACGGCACGAAAGGCGCCTGGGAGTGGGAGTACGACAGGGAAGGCAACGTCCTGGTGGAGCGCACGCCCGACAAGGTTGTCCGCTATGGATACGAGGGTTTCAACTGGTTGGCCTGGAGAGAAGAGGCCGACTCACGTCGCACCTTCCGACACAACACGGAGGGCCAGCTCGCGGAAGTCATCAACGAAGCGGGCGAAACCTACTCCTTCCAATACGGGGCGAATGGCCTCGTCGAGGAAGAGAAGGGCTTCGATGGAGCCGGGCGCAAGTACCTCTACGACGACGGGGGGCAGCTCATTCGAGTGACCAGCCCCGCTGACCGGCAGACGACCTTCACCTACGACGTGATGGGCCGAAGGACGGAGGCGCACTTCTGGGACAAGACTTTCAACCGCTACACCTACCGCGTGGACGGCGCTGTCATGAAGGCCGAGAACGAGTCCCGCGTGGTGGAGTTTGAAAGAGACGCCCTCGGCCGAGTGACGAAGGAGACGCAAGGCCCATACGTCGTTCAATCCAAGTATTACCTCTCGGATGAGCGCTCCTGGATGGAGTCCTCGGCAGGGGCGCTGCAGTCCGTCCTCTTGAATGCGGCGGGCCAGCCCGAGACGATGCTCCTCTCTGATGACCGCCACACCCCGCCCATCCTCCGGTTCGAGCACGACATGGAGGGAATGGAATCAGCTCGCGTGCTCCCTGGAAACGTGCGTGTGGAGTGGCACCGAGACGTGGCGGGCAGGCCCACCGAGCGCAGGACGTTGACGCACACCGCAGGGGGCACGAGACACAGCCAGAGCCTGGAGTACGAGTGGAAGGGCGAGGATGTGTTGGGCACCCTCAGGGACTCCACGCAAGGCACCACGCGCTACGGCCACGACGCCAGAAACCGCCTGGTTCGCTCGGAGAACAACGGTCGCGCTGTGACGCGAGCCCTGGATGCGGTGGGCAACGTGTATCGGACGCCCAACTTCATGGCGCGCGAGTACGGCCCTGGCGGTCGGCTGGAAGAGGCCGAGGGCACCCGCTACGAGCACGACGAAGACGGCAATCTCGTGAAGCGCGTCACAGCGGGTGGCGTTGTCACCGTGTTCACGTGGAGCGGCTCGGGCTTGCTGAAGGAAGTGGAGGAGACGGACGGGCCGCTCGTGAAGTGGGCGGCGTATGAGTACGACGCCCTGGCCCGCCGAACGAAGAAGCGCGTTGCCCGGCTCCGCGACAAGAAGGTCGAGAGCGAGACGGAGATGCGTTTCATCTGGGATGGCGACACCACCCTCCACGAGGTGGACGATTTCGGGAACACCACCACGAACTACTGGATGCCGGGCACGTTCGCCCCCGTGGCCGTGGAGAGGGACGGGATGCTGCGCACCTTCGCGACGGACCATCTGGGCACCCCCACCGAGAGCTACGACGAGGATGGCGAACTCGTGGGATGGATGCGCCTGGACATCCTTGGCCGGGCAAAGGTGGGAGGTCAGGACGGAGAAGCACAAGAGCCGTTTGCACCGTGGCGCTGGCCCGGCCAGTACGAAGACGCGGAGACAGGGCTCTATTACAACCGCTTCCGCTACTACGACCCGAGCGCGGGCCGGTACATCAGCAGGGACCCCATTGGGCTGGCGGGTGGCTTGGACCTCTACGGATACCCAAAAGACCCGCTCACGTTCATAGACCCGTTTGGTCTCAGCGAAGGTGGATATAAGACTTGGCAGGTCCATTCACCAGCTTATCCTGACTTTGCGACGAAGGGGCTGCATTTCTATGCGCCCGAGAGCGTTGAGCTGTCGATCAAGACCGATCACAAAGGTGGGATCTTCTTCCGCTCTCCATTCAGCAAGAAGTACTCACCTCAGCAAGTCGAGAAGGCCATTGCAGCGGCCAGCAACCGATTCACCAATACGCCGGAATGGCGACAGCACATCCTCCAGAATGCCCTAAACGCCACAGACAAAAGTTTGTTGGCAGGCTTCACCGGAGAGGACAGGCACTTGGCGCGGGGGAAGGTTATCGAGTCGCACTTCATCGCCAAAAACATCCAACGTATGGACAACCCAAAGAATGGTGGCTGCTGA